A DNA window from Candidatus Binataceae bacterium contains the following coding sequences:
- a CDS encoding nickel-dependent hydrogenase large subunit yields the protein MSHIVVDPITRIEGHLRIEAEVENGAVSDAWSSSTMFRGIEIILKGRDPRDAWAFTQRICGVCTTVHAIASIRAVEQAIGAVAPPNARILRNLIIGAQCVQDHVIHFYHLHALDWVDITSALKADPAKTATLAQSLSDWPLSSAKYFAWVRERLTSFVQRGQLGPFANAYWGHPAYRLPAEANLMAVAHYLEALDWQRRFIKIHAILGGKNPHLQSFLVGGMATPVDIDSQNALNADTVAALDQLVADGRAFVSQVYLPDVLAIAAFYKDWAALGSGVGDYMAYGEYPAGEDPRAELFLPRGIIRARDLSRVEAMDPDKISEQVAHSWYDYPGGNSQALHPFKGETNPNYSGPQPPYERLDLAAKYSWLKSPRYQGEPMEVGPLARMLVAYAAGRPARAKVLIDQALATLGVGPQALYSTLGRVAARAIEAQVVVEKMSEWVAELGEQMARRDYRIQDTSKWEPASWPAECYGAGFHEAPRGALGHWVHIRDGAIVNYQCVVPSTWNAGPRDSAGKRGPYEAALVGTPIAKPDQPLEILRTVHSFDPCM from the coding sequence GCGATCCGCGTGACGCCTGGGCCTTTACCCAGCGTATCTGCGGGGTTTGCACCACGGTGCACGCGATCGCCTCGATTCGCGCGGTCGAGCAGGCGATCGGGGCGGTCGCGCCGCCCAACGCCCGCATTCTGCGCAATCTGATCATTGGCGCCCAATGTGTCCAGGACCATGTTATTCATTTTTATCATCTGCACGCGCTTGATTGGGTCGATATCACTTCGGCGCTGAAGGCCGATCCGGCCAAGACCGCGACTTTGGCGCAATCGCTGTCCGACTGGCCCTTATCGAGCGCGAAGTACTTCGCCTGGGTGCGCGAGCGGCTGACCAGCTTCGTCCAGCGTGGACAACTGGGCCCGTTTGCCAACGCCTACTGGGGCCATCCCGCCTATCGGTTGCCGGCGGAGGCCAATCTGATGGCGGTCGCACATTATCTAGAAGCGCTCGACTGGCAGCGCCGCTTCATCAAGATTCACGCGATTTTGGGCGGTAAGAACCCCCATCTGCAGAGTTTTCTGGTCGGCGGCATGGCGACTCCGGTGGACATCGATTCGCAAAACGCGCTCAACGCCGATACCGTCGCGGCGCTCGACCAACTGGTCGCCGATGGGCGCGCCTTCGTGAGCCAGGTATATCTGCCCGACGTGTTGGCGATCGCAGCCTTTTACAAGGACTGGGCGGCGCTGGGCAGCGGGGTTGGCGACTATATGGCTTACGGTGAATATCCGGCCGGAGAAGATCCGCGGGCCGAGCTGTTCCTGCCCCGCGGGATCATCCGCGCGCGCGATTTGAGCCGGGTGGAAGCGATGGACCCCGATAAGATCTCCGAGCAGGTGGCGCATTCGTGGTACGACTACCCCGGGGGCAATAGCCAGGCGCTGCATCCCTTCAAGGGCGAGACCAACCCCAATTACAGCGGGCCGCAGCCGCCTTACGAGCGGCTGGACCTGGCAGCGAAATATAGTTGGCTGAAGTCGCCGCGCTACCAGGGCGAGCCGATGGAAGTGGGGCCGCTGGCCCGGATGCTGGTGGCCTACGCGGCGGGCCGGCCGGCGCGGGCCAAAGTGCTGATCGACCAGGCCCTGGCCACGCTTGGCGTCGGACCGCAGGCGCTGTATTCGACCCTGGGGCGGGTGGCGGCGCGCGCGATCGAAGCCCAAGTCGTCGTGGAAAAAATGAGCGAGTGGGTGGCCGAGTTGGGCGAGCAGATGGCGCGGCGCGACTACCGAATCCAGGATACCTCCAAATGGGAGCCGGCGAGCTGGCCGGCCGAATGCTACGGCGCGGGCTTTCACGAGGCGCCGCGCGGCGCGCTGGGCCATTGGGTGCATATCCGCGACGGCGCGATCGTCAATTACCAATGCGTGGTGCCCAGCACCTGGAACGCGGGTCCGCGCGATAGCGCGGGCAAGCGCGGCCCCTACGAAGCCGCGCTGGTGGGAACCCCGATTGCCAAGCCCGATCAGCCGCTGGAAATTCTGCGCACGGTCCATTCCTTCGACCCCTGCATGG